The DNA region ACGTTGTGGTTACTTCCGTCAATCGCGATGACCGCAAGGATGGCGGGGCGGAGCTTTTTGCGCGCACGATCCGCGCCATTAGCCAGCGGCAGCCTGGGTGCAAAGTGGAAGTGCTGATCCCGGACTTCCAAGGCTCGCGCGAGGCGCTCGAAATAGTTTTGGATGCGCGTCCGGACGTGTTGAATCACAATACGGAGACCGTGCCGCGCCTCTACAAGCAGGTTCGTCCCGGCGCCCGCTATGAGCAGTCGCTCGAACTCATTTCGCGCGTGCGCCAGATGGACGCATCCATCGCCAGCAAATCGGGGATCATGGTGGGATTAGGCGAATCGACCGAAGAAATTCACGAGACCATGCGGGATCTGGCGCGCAGCGGTTGCCAGATTATGACCATCGGGCAATACTTGCAACCATCGCGGGACCATCTTCCCATCGCCCGCTACTATCACCCCAGCGAGTTTGCGGAATTTCAGCAGGCTGGGCTGCGCATGGGATTCAGCCACGTGGAATCCGGCCCACTGGTGCGCAGCTCCTATCACGCACGCACCCAACTGGCCAGCGCGATGCCAGCTAATCAATAGATTAAATGTTTGTTAGCGGGTTGATTCGGCACCAACAGGTTTTCGGTGTCTAGCCCGAATCGTCTATTCACTCGCTGGTTTCCCGGGCCAGAATGTGATTACTAATGCACCTGTAGAATAATAAACCCATTGCTCACCATCTGCTGTCCGATAACATCTGTGGAGGAAGATCTATATGGTGTACTCATCTTCAGGGTCGGGAGACGACAGGCGTCAACATCGCCGCTTTCTGGTTAACGGCATTGCCTCGCTGCAATCCGGCAGCACCACCCTTCAGGCTGAACTGCTCAATGTGGGCGCCGGCGGGCTGCTGGTCCTGACGGACGCCGCACTACCTGACGGCGCGGCCGTTCAGGCGCGCTTCCTCATCAATAACT from Acidobacteriota bacterium includes:
- the lipA gene encoding lipoyl synthase; amino-acid sequence: MPRWPRHHQRHQRPWRGPQLIRPLPWGLNDMSDLVNIVAQLQAATSAVRRAPRPEWLRARAPGGANHHELKVLTNRLGLHTVCESAQCPNLGECWDQRTATFMILGDVCTRRCGFCAVPKGQPLPVDEDEPERVAEAVHALNLEYVVVTSVNRDDRKDGGAELFARTIRAISQRQPGCKVEVLIPDFQGSREALEIVLDARPDVLNHNTETVPRLYKQVRPGARYEQSLELISRVRQMDASIASKSGIMVGLGESTEEIHETMRDLARSGCQIMTIGQYLQPSRDHLPIARYYHPSEFAEFQQAGLRMGFSHVESGPLVRSSYHARTQLASAMPANQ
- a CDS encoding PilZ domain-containing protein, producing the protein MVYSSSGSGDDRRQHRRFLVNGIASLQSGSTTLQAELLNVGAGGLLVLTDAALPDGAAVQARFLINNYPLEVVVNGFVAHSTESTMGVAFSEEPDGLDEIILWLEAGFMAGMLT